One window of the Mytilus galloprovincialis chromosome 14, xbMytGall1.hap1.1, whole genome shotgun sequence genome contains the following:
- the LOC143058211 gene encoding green-sensitive opsin-like, with the protein MEKTITFTIILMIGAFSLSWFPYAIVCLWSILQSSEDIPVGLAVFPAIIAKASVVWNPLIYIARTDQFRCAMVNTIPCLRVVSNIVCDNNNFAIEDIEIPANNENRITVVKYSNQFSPGKDMLEYKLEQPGPPKVEVRRKNQNDSKSPNCSQNNGGMSFCSQSNNSADQNNDAISQSIENCNKDRDIKSE; encoded by the exons ATGGAAAAAACAATTACTTTCACAATCATATTAATGATCG GTGCGTTTTCCCTATCATGGTTTCCATACGCTATCGTCTGTCTTTGGAGTATTTTACAAAGTTCGGAAGACATTCCTGTTGGTCTTGCTGTTTTTCCAGCAATTATAGCTAAAGCATCCGTCGTGTGGAACCCATTGATCTATATTGCTAGAACAGATCAATTCAGATGTGCCATGGTGAACACAATTCCATGTTTGAGAGTCGTCTCTAATATTGTTTGTGATAACAATAACTTCGCAATAGAAGATATAGAAATACCAGCGAATAATGAAAACCGGATTACAGTTGTTAAATATTCGAATCAGTTTTCACCAGGAAAGGATATGCTAGAATATAAACTTGAACAACCTGGTCCTCCAAAAGTTGAAGTAAGAAGAAAAAATCAGAATGACTCAAAAAGTCCTAATTGTAGCCAAAACAATGGCGGCATGTCATTTTGCTCTCAATCAAATAATTCAGCAGACCAAAATAATGATGCCATTTCACAGTCGATTGAAAATTGTAATAAGGACAGGGACATCAAATCTGAATGA